The window AATGGCAAGCAGTTTATTGCCAAGCTACGTGAAGACCTTAGTGCTTTTGAATATTCAACCATCTTCGGTACGAACAGTACTGTGCCCAATATCTCACCAACAGCTTTTCTGGTAGATCGTTGTGAAAATGTCTATGTCTCTGGTTGGGGTGGTGGAATCAACCGCGATGCCAATTATCCTACAGCAGGCACAAGTGGATTAACTGTTGTTGGTTCTCTGAATGGAAGTAGTGCAAGTACGGACGGAAGTGATTTATACTTTTTTGTTTTAGCGAAGAATGCAACAAGTCAGTTGTATGGAGATTTCTTTGGACAGATTGGTGGTTTTGGTGAACACGTAGATGGTGGTACAAGCCGATTTGATGAAAACGGTGTGATCTATCAAGCTTTGTGTGCCAATTGTGGTCAAAGACCTAAGCCTACTTTTCCAACGGGTCCGTCGGGGGGTGTTTTTGCAGAGCAAAATCTGTCCGGTGATTATTGTAATCTGGCCGCTGTGAAAATTGCTTTGAATTTGGCAGGCGTTGGTGCAGGCTTACAATCAACCATTGCGGGTCAGGTGAGGGATACTTCTGGTTGTGTGCCCTTAACTGTTGAGTTTTCAGATACACTTGCCTTGGGTAAACAATATATCTGGAATTTTGGAGATGGTTCTCCTGATGTTACCACAACGGTTCCAAGAATTTCTTACACTTTCAATGCGCCGGGTAATTATCGGGTTCGATTGATTGCTATTGATAGAACTACTTGCAATGAAACGGATACTTCTTACCTCACTATGCGTGTGCGTAATGATGAAGCGGTTTTACGTCCGTTTGATTATGTGAAAGCAGATCCCACCAACTGTACTTCATTAGAGTATCGGTTCACCAATAATTCTATCGCACCTATTGGTAAACCATTTCCAGCAAATGCATTCAGATGGGTTTTTGGAGATGGAAATTCTGTTGTAGCTGGTGCAGGTACTGTGAACCACACATTCGCTGCACCTGGTTCATACAATGTGCGCTTGGTGTTGACTGATACTACATATTGTAATGCACCGGATAGTATTGTGCAGACTATACGTATCACCGATACTGTGCGTGCTGAGTTTACAGTGCCCAATCCTTTGTGTGCTCCGCAGAATGTAATCTTTGATAATGTGTCTAGAGGTGGGCAAAGTTTTCTCTGGACTTTTCATGATGCCACTACATCAACAGATGTAAATCCAACGAAGTTTTACAGTACGCCGGGTTCTTACACGGTTACATTACGTGCTATTGACCCATCTACATGTAACAGGCAACATGATACAACCATTACCATTGTGCTCAATGGAACAGCAACAGCTGCTTTCACATTCGCACCGCTGACACCTATACCCAATAGGCCGGTTAGTTTTACCAATACATCTACAAACGGAGCCATTAGATATAAATGGTTGTTTGGGGATGGAGATGTTTTAGAAACCCTGCGCAGAGATACCATAGTGGAACATTATTATCCCAGCTCAGGTAAGTATCAGGCTTGTCTTGTTGCAATTAACGCTGCAGGATGTGCAGATACCACCTGTCAGGAAGTGTCTGCGCTTGTTGATCCATTAGTGGACGTACCCAATGCATTTTCGCCTAATGGAGATGGCGTAAATGATAAAATTCAAATCAGGGGATTTGGTATGAGTAGGGTGAACTGGCGTATTTACAATCGCTGGGGTAAACTCGTGTTCGTTACCAATGATCCGAATATTGGTTGGGATGGAACTTTCAACGGCCAATTACAACCACAGGAAGTGTATCATTATGTGTTGGAAGTAGAATTTACCAATAAAGCCAAAGTGGTTAAAAAAGGTGATATCACCTTACTCCGATGAAGCAAATACTCACCATATTATCTTGTTGCTTTTTGTGGGGAGTGTTGCCTGCGCAAGAGCTGAATTTTTCGCAGTATATCCATGCGCCACTGCTGATCAATCCTGCCAATACCGGTTTTGCACCTGATGCCGATTATCGGATTGGTGGTAATTATCGTACGCAGTGGTCTTCTGTAGGTACACCCTACAATACCATGCATCTTTGGGGTGATATGCAATTGTTTGGCGATAAGTTCGAGAACGGATGGGTTGGTGCAGGTTTTGGTATTTTGAGGGATGTGGCGGGCAGCGGTACACTTACATCCACAAGGGCTTTCGGTTCTATTGCCTATCATCAGCTTTTAGGCTATAAAGGTTTGTTGAGTCTTGGTTTTAATGTAGGTTATGTAGATAAGCGAATCAATATTTCGAAGCTTTCGTTCAATAATCAATGGAACGGACAGTTTTTTGATGTGAACATCCCTTCTAACGAACCCTTTATCGCCAATCAGGTGGGTTATCTCGACTTGCAGGTAGGTCTTAACTATTCACTCTTTGCATCTGAAAACTTATACCTCAATTTTGGTCTTAGTGGTAGAAGAATTAACAGGCCTGTTGAAAGTTTTTTTGCAGTCGGTACCGGCGATCAACGTGTACAACCACAGTACACAGCCTTCTTCAATGCCAGTTATAAGACAAATGATAATCTCTGGATTTTGAATCCGAATGTTTATGTCAATAAAGTAAGCAATCAAACAGAGGTTGTAGCAGGTATGAATGCGCAGCGAAACATCAGTGGGGATGGGTATACGCAAATGCTCTTTGGTGTTTACTACAGAATGGGTGATGCGTTTATTCCGATGGTGGGTTATCAGGTCAATGATTTGCGCATGACCATCAATTATGATGCTACCATCTCTACATTGCAGTCTTTCAATGGCACCAGAGGTGCTTATGAGATTTCTTTGGTAAAATCTGGACTGCTTTCTGGCGACAAATCTGTGAAATGTCCTACTGTGCGCTTCTGATTTGCTGCGGTGAATCTTGTATCTTGCAGCATTCAATTCAGCCACATGAAATACTTACCGCTCGATCCGGCCATTTTCATCAACAACAGAAAACGTTTTATCAAATCCATGCTGCCCAACAGTATTGCCATTTTTGTGAGCAATGATGAATGGCCTGGTAATGGAGATGCTTTACATCCATTCAAGCAAAACAGTGATCTCTACTGGCTAACAGGTATTGAGCAGGAAGACTCTATGGTGATCTTGTTCCCAGATAACCCAGATCCAAAATATCGTGAAGTACTCGTTTTAGTTCGTCCCAACGAATTGAAAGAAAAATGGGATGGTAAGAGATTGCGTGCACATGAAGCTTCCGCCATCAGCGGTATTCAAACCATCGTTTGGGTAGATACAATTGATGCGGCTTTGCAAACTTGGGTGCATCTGGCAGATAATATTTATCTGGATTCTAATGAGAATGATCGTCGTGCTTCTCAAGTGCGTAGTAGAGAATACCGTTTCATTGATGAAATGCGTACAAGATATCCGCTGCATGAATACAAGCGTGCCGCGCGTATTATGAAAGACCTGCGGGCTATCAAGACCAAAGAAGAAGTAGTGGTGATGCAAAAGGCGATTGATATTACTGAGCAGACATTCCGCAGGTTGCTGAAGTTTATTAAGCCTGGCGTGATGGAATATGAAATTGAAGCTGAGATCTGGCATAGCTTTTTGAGTCAGCGCGCATCTGGTCCTGCTTACGGCAGCATTATCGCTAGTGGCGACAGAGCCAGAACCTTGCACTATGTATCGAATAATCAGGAATGTAAAGACGGTGAATTGATATTGATGGATTTTGGTGCAGAGTACGGCGGGTATTGTGCCGATTTAACTAGGACTGTTCCGGTGAATGGAAAATTCAGCAAGCGCCAGAAAGAAGTGTACAATGCTTGTTTGCATTTACATAATTATGCCAAGGGTATTCTGAAGCCTGGTATCAGTATTCTCGATTATACAGAGAAAGTAGGTGATGAAGCTACCAAGCAATTCTTGAAAATTGGTTTGATTGCTAAGGCTGATGTGAAGAATGAGGATAAGGAGAATCGTGCGTACAGAAAATACCTGTATCATGGCATCTCTCACCATTTAGGTATTGATGTGCATGATCTGGGCACCAGAACAGAGCCCATTAAAGCGGGTATGGTCTTTACAGTTGAGCCGGGTATTTATATTGAAGAAGAACAAATGGGTATTCGTATTGAAAATAATTTCTGGATAACCAAGAGTGGAAATATTGATCTGATGAAAAATATTCCTATTACGGTAGAAGAGATTGAAGCACTCATGAAAAAATAATTATGCTGAAACAAATCCCCAATATTGTAACGCTGTTGAATTTGTTTTTCGGCTGTATGGCCATCGTAGCTGCTGTGCAGCCTGGCCTCACCATCATTACTGGTTCTGACGGAGAACAATTGGTGGCATTGCCGGAAAAGATTTGGTTGGCAGCCATCTTTATTGGTATTGCTGCTGTGATTGATTTTCTCGATGGTTTTGTGGCAAGATTAATGAATGCCAGTTCAGAAATGGGGAAACAATTAGACTCTTTAGCAGATGTGGTGTCTTTTGGCGTAGCTCCGGCAATGATTGCCTATCAATTTTTACGTCTTTCCTACGCGCAGCAAGAGGATGGATTGGATATCAGTATGGGGTATTTATTACCTGTTTTTATATTGCCTTGTGCAGCTGCTTATCGTCTTGGTCGATTTAATTTGGATACAACTCAACAGTTTGGGTTTAAGGGATTACCCGTACCGGCTGCCGGCTTGATGATCGCTTCATTTCCTTTGATTTATTGGTTTTCAGGTAGTGCTGCATTGGTGGCGCTTTTTCTGAATAAGTGGTTATGGTACGGAGTCATTCTGTTGCTCAGTGGTCTGATGGTATCTACACTGCCCCTGATGGCCTTCAAATTCAAGGATTATACGGTGGCAAATAACTGGCCCAAATATTTAGTAGTACTGATTGCTATACTTGGTGGTATTTTCCTGCAATGGCTGGCTATTCCGCTGGTGATAATCGCCTATGTTGTGTTATCTTTGGCGCTCAAACAAGCTTAACATGACTTATCACGTTCAGATCAAAGTGATGCCTTTGAAAGATTTATTGGATCCGCAGGGTAAAGCCGTACTGGGTGGTTTACATAACCTGGGCATGAATGGAGTAGCCGATGTGCGTGTGGGCAAGCATATCACTTTGGATATTGAAGCAGATTCTGAAGCAACTGCAAGAGCGATTGCAGAAGAAGCTTCTAAGAAAGTACTCGCCAATCCGGTCATGGAGTTTTACGAGATCGAACTCATCAACTAATTAACGGCCCGAGACTTCGGGCTTTTTGTTATGCTGTATCTGGTACCAACACCCTTGGGTAATCTGAAGGATATCACGCTGCGCGCGATTGAAGTGCTGCAGGCAGTGGATGTGATTCTTTGTGAGGATACCCGTACTTCTTCCAAATTGCTGCAGCATTACCAGATTCAGAAACCACTCTCTCCGTATCATCAGCACAATGAGCATAAGATTGTTGAGCATCTGGTGCAGCAGTTACAAGCGGGTAAAACCATGGCATTGATTACAGATGCTGGTACGCCCGGTATTTCTGATCCAGCATTTTTATTAGTACGTGCCTGTATACAGGCAGGTGTGAAAGTAGAAACACTGCCTGGGGCAACTGCATTTGTGCCTGCATTGGTGAATAGTGGTATCCCTTCTAATCGCTTTGCTTTTGAAGGTTTTCTGCCTTTGAAGAAAGGCCGCCAAACCATGCTGAAGAAATTGGCAGCGGAAGAAAGAACCATGATTTTGTATGAAAGTCCGGTTCGTTTGGTGAAAACCTTGCAAGAACTGGCGCAATATCTTGGTGCCGATAGGCAAGCAGCCGTATCCAGAGAGCTCACCAAACTATTTGAGGAAAACGCACGTGGCACGTTGGCTGAATTGATTGCCCATTTTCAGCAGAAAGCTGTAAAAGGGGAAATTGTGATCATACTTGCCGGAAAGGAGGCCTAATCATTCATCCTTTTTTCAAAATCAATCCAGCATTTTTCAGATATTTAGCACCCTTAATCAAGTGTTATGAGAAGATTATTGCTTGCAGTAGTGGCTTTTGTACCTGTTATCATAGCACAGGCCCAGCCTGATCGTTGGCAACAGCGTATTCGTTATAATATTGAAGCCGAGTTGAATGTGCAGAACAATCGTATGAAAGGTGTTGAGCGAATGGAGTACACCAACAATTCGCCTGATACATTGAATCGCTTGTTTATTCACTTATACTGGAATGCTTTCCAGCCCAACAGCAGCATGGACGTGCGTAGTAGAGAATTGGGTAAGATTATGCTGAAGAATAGAAGAGGTGAGGACTCGCCTGATTGGGATGCGCGTGTGCGTGATCGTATCAGCAGACTAGCAGATACCAGCATCGGCTACCAGAAAGTTGCTTATGTAAAAGTGAATGGTAAAGAACAGCAATTGCGTGAGTGGGAAACCATACTGGAAGTAAAGCTGGATAAGCCAATAATGCCTAAGTCAAAAGCCATGATTGAATTGTCTTTTGAAGCACAAGTGCCTGCGCAGATTCGCAGAAGCGGTCGCGACAATGCAGAAGGTGTTCGCTATAGCATGGCCCAGTGGTATCCTAAGATGGTGGAGTACGATTATCAGGGTTGGAATGCCAATCCATACATCGCTCGCGAGTTTTATGGTGTGTGGGGCGATTATGAGGTGAAACTGACTTTGGATAAAACGTATATGGTTGCCGCAACAGGTGTTTTGCAAAATGCAAATACCATCGGTTTTGGTTATGAAGCACCGGGAACAAAAGTGCCTTCAGTGAGTGGCAATAATCTTACCTGGCATTTCAAAGGAGAAAATATCCATGATTTTGTATGGGCTGCTGATCCTGCTTATAAGCATATTTCCAAGAAAGTGCGTCCTGATCTAACGATCCATGCATTTTACAAAGCGGGTGATGCACGTCAGGATAGTGCATGGAACAATGTGCTGTGGGCCGCTGAAAAAGTATTGCCTTACATGGAACAGCGCTTTGGTAAATATCCTTACCCTCAGTATAGTTTTATACAGGGTGGTGATGGTGGTATGGAATATGCCATGGCTACTTTGCTCAAAGGTTCTGGTTTGGGTACTGTTATCCATGAGTGGATGCATAGCTGGTATCAACACATGATGGGTACCAATGAAAGTTTGTTTGCATGGATGGATGAGGGCTTTACAGATTTCGGTACCAATGAAGTGTCTGATTATTATAATCAAAACTGGGCGGCTAAATCTCCATGGATCAATGAGCAAACGCGACAGTTCTACAATCGTCAGGTTGAATCTGCGAAAACTGCTTTCCCTTTGAAGCAGGCTGGTAGCTACAATAGTTATCTGGCTTTGGCCAAGAGTGGATTTGAAGAGCCAATGACAACGCATGCAGATCATTTCAATACCAATTATGCTTATTCCACTGCGGCCTATTCAAAAGGTGCAGTTTTCATTGCGCAGCTGGGTTATATCGTTGGTGATAGTGTTCGTGATAGAATCTTGTTGGAGTATTATAACCAGTGGCGTTTCAAGCACCCGAATGTGAATGATTTTGTTCGTGTGGCAGAGAAGGTGAGCGGCTTAACCTTGCAGTGGTACAAAGAGTATTTCGTTTACACGACTAAGACAATTGATTATGCAGTAGGCGATATGAGCGTGGCTGGTAATAAAACCAATATTGCTTTGAGAAGAATGGGTAAAATGCCGATGCCTGTAGATGTAACCATCACATTCAAAGACGGAAGTGTTGAGCATCATTATATTCCTTTGAACCTGATCTATGGTGAAAAGCCTGCAGAAGCCGGGGCGAAAAATCGTACCGTACATCCAGAGTGGAAGTGGACGCACCCCGACTATGTATTTAGCACCAATCGTGCTTTAACCGATATCAAGTCAGTAGAGATAGATGCAACAGGTAGAATGGCTGATATCAATAGAGCCAATAATAAAATTGTGATTCCTGATTAATCCTGACTAATTCAATGAAAAGGCCTCCAATGGAGGCCTTTTTTATCGTGCTACATGAAGCACAAATTTTTCTTGGAAATAGTCTTCTTTGAATAAGCTGGTTATTGATACCACGCCGGGCCTTGCGCCTGAATCAAATATTTCTTGTGTTAAATCGCCACCCTTGAGGCAAATGAGACCGTTCGCCAGTTCTTGTTTATGACCTTTTTCAACCAGAGGGTATGACCAGCGCAATAAATCTTTCAGCGGTGCTACTGCACGTGAAACAGCAAAATCGAATTTGCGTCCTTTGATTTCTTCTGCGCGGGTGTGTTGCGTAGTGATGTTTTGGATGCCCGCACCCTCGCAAACCGCTTCAACCACTTTTAATTTCTTGGCAATACTGTCTACTAAATGAAACTCCACCTCAGGAAAAAAGATAGCCAGAGGTACACCAGGAAAACCGCCACCGCAGCCAATATCCACAATGCGTGTGCCCGGTTGAAATTGAATCACGGCCGCTATACTCAATGAGTGTAATACATGATTAAGGTAAAGGCTTTCAATATCCTTTCTGGAAATTACATTGATCTTGCTATTCCATTCTTTGTATAACTCTTCCAGTGCAGTCAGTTGTTGTAACTGATGCTCGGTAAAATCAGCAAAATATTTGGTTATTAGTTCCAGTTTGTTGCGGGACGTTTCCATAGTGCAGGTAAAAAGAATAGTGTATAGAAAAACATCCAGATATCAAAGAAGAGGAACCAAGGCCAGAGGTCGGCTTCATTCAGTTTTTTCATCGTCTTAAACAAGAAGAAACTTTGCAGTAGAAAACGTACACCCCATACAGAAAGTGGTATCCACCAGATTGGATAAAAGATCAAGCTTACAGCGAGTAATGGATAAATCAGGAATAGACTTGATGAGTATAGTCCTAATAGAAACTGATGCTGAGCCTTGTAATATCTTGAAGTAGAATAGTGACGGTATTTTTGCTTCATCCAATCATTCCATGTGCGCTTGGGCTCGCTTAAAGTATGTGCAGCAGGATCAATCACAATAGCTGTGTTATCTGGGGTAGCTACTTGGTTAATGAATAAATCATCATCACCACTTGGAATCATGTTGATGGAGGAGAAGCCCTTGTTACGCAGAAATACATCTTTCTTATAGCTCAGGTTTCTACCCACGCCCATATAAGGTTTCCCCGCAAGGGCATAAGAGAAATACTGCAAAGCAGTATGGAAGGTTTCAAAACGGATCAGTTTATTGAGTAGTCCCGGCTTTTTATGGTAAGCGCCATAACCCAGTACAATCTCAGTATTGTCCTGATAAGCGTCTTGCATTTTCTGCAACCAATGTTCGCTGGCAGGTACACAGTCGGCATCAGTTAAGAGAATCATCTCATGTCGGGCACTTTTGATACCCATGGACAATGGGAATTTTTTCCCTGAAATCAGTTTGGCTTCCTGAGTGAGTTCAATATGGTTGATATTTTTGAACGATTTTTTAAACTCATCAATGATGTATTTACTCTCATCAGTAGAGTTATCGTTTACCACGACAATCTCTGTGGTTGTTTTATAGTCCTGCACCAGCACACCCGGTAGGTTTTTCACCAAGTTATCGGCCTCATCGCGGGCGCAGATCACCACAGAAACCGGGTGCTCCATATTCACGTGTTTTTCAGGTGCTTTATAGAATGCGAGTCTTCTAAAGAAAAACAGGTAATAATACACCTGAACGGCAACGATTATACAGAAAACAGCCAAAACGATATCCCAGACAAAAGAAGGTATCACGATCATCGGGCAAAAATAATGCTTGCAGTTGCCAACTTAGTTGGCATCGTGAATATGTGGATAAAAGCCAAGCCTTACTTTTGCGCCCATGGCGGCTTTGACATTTGCGTTAGAAGGTAAGGATGCGGCAAGTGCTGCAAGGGCGGGTACCATTGTAACAGATCATGGGTCCATTCAAACGCCCATTTTCATGCCCGTGGGTACAGTGGGTACGGTTAAAGCCGTTACGCAGCAACAACTGCATGCAGATGTTCAGGCCCAGATTATCTTGGGTAATACTTACCATTTATACCTGAGACCGGGAACAGAAGTGCTGGAGGCAGCCGGTGGCCTGCATCGTTTCAATGGCTGGAACAAACCCATTTTAACGGATAGTGGAGGTTATCAAGTGTTTTCCCTGGCGGCGAACAGAAAGCTTTCGGAAGAAGGTGCTTTGTTTCAAAGCCATATTGATGGTAGTCGCCACCTGTTTACACCTGAATCGGTGATGGATATCCAGCGCAGCATTGGGGCAGACATCATAATGGCTTTCGATGAATGTCCGCCTTATCCCAGCGAATACCGTTATGCTCAAAAGAGCATGGAGCTCACACATCGTTGGCTGGATCGTTGTTTCAACCGATTAGCAGAAACGCCAGATAAATATGGCTACACGCAGAACTTATTCCCAATAGTACAGGGTAGTACTTATGAAGACTTGCGTAAAGCATCTTCTGAGTATATCGCTTCCAAAGGTGCAGTAGGTAATGCCATTGGTGGATTGAGTGTGGGCGAGCCAGAGCAAATGCTGTACGATTTTACCCAGCTCTGCTGTGAAATACTGCCGGAGGCAAAGCCGCGCTATTTAATGGGCGTTGGCACACCTTGGAATATTCTCGAAGGCATTGCCCGTGGTGTTGATATGTTTGACTGCGTAATGCCCACCCGTAATGGCCGCAATGGGATGTTGTTTACCACACAGGGTGTGATCAATATCAAGAATAAGCAATGGGCAAAGGATTTTAGTCCTGTTGATCCGGGTTTACCCAATGAATTGAGTCAGTTTTATTCAAAGGCTTATCTCCGCCATTTATTTGTGGCAGGTGAGATATTAGGCATGCAATTAGCCAGTTTACAAAACCTGAGTTTCTATCTCTGGTTGGTAGGTGAAGCCCGCAAACATATTCTGGCCGGTGATTTCCATAGTTGGAAAACTCAGCAAGTGGAAATTTTGCGCCGCAGGTTATGATGTGTATAACCTTTTAAGTCTTTGTTTACTTACGCACAAGTTGATTTTGATTGAGATGGGTTGATATATTCGTATCACTTACTTAATCCGTTACCTCTGAAGTCCGTAAGTAGTGCACTCATCTTGATGAGTGTATTTTTTTTAGGTGCTGCTTAACAGCTTTTTGGCTGCCAATCTGCTGACTGCCTGTATCTTTGGGCAGAGCATGAAGAAACTCGACTGGTACATACTGAAAAATTTCATCTTCACTTTTGTGTTCTCCATTTTGCTGTTTGCAGTAATTGCAGTGGTGATTGATGTGAGTGAGAAAACAGATGATTTTGTGAAGTCGGGTCTGCCGGCCAGCAGGATCATTACGGATTATTATTATGGTTTCGTGCCGCATATTATCGCACTGCTCTTTCCATTATTTGTATTTATTTCAGTGATCTTTTTTACATCTAAGATGGCGGGTAGAAGCGAAATCATCGCCATCCTGGCCAGTGGTACCAGTTTCAATCGTTGGTTAAGACCTTACTGGGTAGGCGGTTTGTTGCTGGCGCTGGTTTTATGGTTTGCCAATCAGTATATCGTACCTAAGGCCAATCAGATTAGAGGCAGTTTCGAAGCCAACTATATTGACCGCAATTCTTCTTATCAGCAATTGCTGAATACGAGTAGCAATATTTATGTACGTATCGATTCTTTCTCTTACGCAGGTATCAATTACTACGATACTTTGTCCAAGCGCGGTGGACCATTCTTCATGAGTACAATTAAAGGCAATCAGGTAGTGAAGAATATTCGTGCAGAAGCGATCGTATGGGACACTGCTACACGGAAATGGAAGTTGGAAAATGTGATTGAAAGAAATATTCAGGGATTGAACGAAGTGGTTTCGATGAAAGATGCCCGGATTATGGACTTCAATTTCCGGCCTTTCGATCTGAGCCGGGATAAATACACCAAGGATAAGCTGACTACGCCTGAATTAGACCGATTTATCCGTTTGGAGGAATTACGCGGGTCTGAGGGGCTGAATGTGCTGAAAGTGGAGCGTTATCGCAGAGATGCGGTTTGCGTAACTGTAATTTTGCTCACGCTTATTGGTGCTGTTGTGGCCGGCCGTAAGATCAGGGGTGGAAGCGGGGGCCATTTGGCCATCGGTTTTGTAACGGCGGCTTTATTCATCCTAGCTGATAGATTCTCTACCATCTTCTCCACTAAGGGTAATCTGCCACCGATAATGGCTGCCTGGATACCCAATCTCATCTTTGTTTTTGTATTGTACAGGCTTTATCAGAAAGCGCCTAAATAGAATATTTTCTGCTTTCGCAAAACGATCTGGTCTGGTTTTTGTTATCCATTGTAACATGTGCTAATTTCGCGGCACAAACGATTGCTGGAATCTATCATATCTAAACATATACGTCATGGGTATCATCAAAGACCGGTTTAAAGTCAAGTCAGAAGCCGCCAACGCAGAGATCAAGAATTTGCTGAAAGAACACGGTAATAAGATCATTGGAGAAGTTACCCTGTCGCAAGTGTACCAGGGTATGCGTGGTATCACCGGTCTGGTAACCGAGACCAGTTTACTGGATGCTCAGGAAGGCATTCGTTTCCGTGGGTATTCCATTCCGGAGTTGCAGGAAAAGCTGCCAAAATCACCACATGGTTCTGAGCCATTGCCAGAGGGTTTGTTTTACCTGATGCTCATGGGCGAATTGCCTGAGCAGGCAGATGTGGAGCACGTAACAGCCATCTTGCAGCGCAGAAGCCATGTGCCAAGCCATGTGTTTGCAGCAATTGATGCACTGCCCTTAACAGCACACCCCATGACCATGTTTGTGACAGGTGTGATGGCGCTGCAGACAGAAAGCTATTTTGCTAAATCCTATGCAGAGGGTATCAATAAAAAGGACTATTGGGAACCCACTTTTGATGATGCGGTCATTCTGATTGCACGCTTACCACGTATTGCAGCCTATATCTATCGTCGTAAGTATAAGAATGGTGAACATATTCAGCCGAATGGTATGCTCGACTGGGCAGGTAACTTGGCGCATATGCTGGGTTATGACGACCATGGCTTCCGTGAGTTGATGCGTTTATACATGACCATCCATGCCGATCATGAAGGTGGTAACGTATCTGCACACACAACCCACTTGGTTGGTTCAGCTTTGAGTGATCCTTACCTGGCTTATGCAGCTGGTATGAATGGCTTGGCTGGTCCGCTACATGGTCTGGCGAATCAGGAAGTAATCAAGTGGATTTTTGAAATGCAGATGGAATTGGGAACTGATGATCCAAGCACTGAACAGATTGCGAATTACGTGCAGAAAACATTGTCTTCCGGTAAAGTAGTACCTGGTTATGGTCACGCAGTATTGCGTAAGACAGATCCACGCTTTACGGCGCAGATGGAGTTTGGTAAAAAGCATATGCCACATGACAAACTGGTAAACACCGTTTGGAAGA is drawn from Chitinophagales bacterium and contains these coding sequences:
- a CDS encoding CDP-alcohol phosphatidyltransferase family protein, with product MKQIPNIVTLLNLFFGCMAIVAAVQPGLTIITGSDGEQLVALPEKIWLAAIFIGIAAVIDFLDGFVARLMNASSEMGKQLDSLADVVSFGVAPAMIAYQFLRLSYAQQEDGLDISMGYLLPVFILPCAAAYRLGRFNLDTTQQFGFKGLPVPAAGLMIASFPLIYWFSGSAALVALFLNKWLWYGVILLLSGLMVSTLPLMAFKFKDYTVANNWPKYLVVLIAILGGIFLQWLAIPLVIIAYVVLSLALKQA
- a CDS encoding PorP/SprF family type IX secretion system membrane protein — encoded protein: MKQILTILSCCFLWGVLPAQELNFSQYIHAPLLINPANTGFAPDADYRIGGNYRTQWSSVGTPYNTMHLWGDMQLFGDKFENGWVGAGFGILRDVAGSGTLTSTRAFGSIAYHQLLGYKGLLSLGFNVGYVDKRINISKLSFNNQWNGQFFDVNIPSNEPFIANQVGYLDLQVGLNYSLFASENLYLNFGLSGRRINRPVESFFAVGTGDQRVQPQYTAFFNASYKTNDNLWILNPNVYVNKVSNQTEVVAGMNAQRNISGDGYTQMLFGVYYRMGDAFIPMVGYQVNDLRMTINYDATISTLQSFNGTRGAYEISLVKSGLLSGDKSVKCPTVRF
- the rsmG gene encoding 16S rRNA (guanine(527)-N(7))-methyltransferase RsmG, coding for MELITKYFADFTEHQLQQLTALEELYKEWNSKINVISRKDIESLYLNHVLHSLSIAAVIQFQPGTRIVDIGCGGGFPGVPLAIFFPEVEFHLVDSIAKKLKVVEAVCEGAGIQNITTQHTRAEEIKGRKFDFAVSRAVAPLKDLLRWSYPLVEKGHKQELANGLICLKGGDLTQEIFDSGARPGVVSITSLFKEDYFQEKFVLHVAR
- a CDS encoding M1 family metallopeptidase — protein: MRRLLLAVVAFVPVIIAQAQPDRWQQRIRYNIEAELNVQNNRMKGVERMEYTNNSPDTLNRLFIHLYWNAFQPNSSMDVRSRELGKIMLKNRRGEDSPDWDARVRDRISRLADTSIGYQKVAYVKVNGKEQQLREWETILEVKLDKPIMPKSKAMIELSFEAQVPAQIRRSGRDNAEGVRYSMAQWYPKMVEYDYQGWNANPYIAREFYGVWGDYEVKLTLDKTYMVAATGVLQNANTIGFGYEAPGTKVPSVSGNNLTWHFKGENIHDFVWAADPAYKHISKKVRPDLTIHAFYKAGDARQDSAWNNVLWAAEKVLPYMEQRFGKYPYPQYSFIQGGDGGMEYAMATLLKGSGLGTVIHEWMHSWYQHMMGTNESLFAWMDEGFTDFGTNEVSDYYNQNWAAKSPWINEQTRQFYNRQVESAKTAFPLKQAGSYNSYLALAKSGFEEPMTTHADHFNTNYAYSTAAYSKGAVFIAQLGYIVGDSVRDRILLEYYNQWRFKHPNVNDFVRVAEKVSGLTLQWYKEYFVYTTKTIDYAVGDMSVAGNKTNIALRRMGKMPMPVDVTITFKDGSVEHHYIPLNLIYGEKPAEAGAKNRTVHPEWKWTHPDYVFSTNRALTDIKSVEIDATGRMADINRANNKIVIPD
- a CDS encoding aminopeptidase P N-terminal domain-containing protein, which produces MKYLPLDPAIFINNRKRFIKSMLPNSIAIFVSNDEWPGNGDALHPFKQNSDLYWLTGIEQEDSMVILFPDNPDPKYREVLVLVRPNELKEKWDGKRLRAHEASAISGIQTIVWVDTIDAALQTWVHLADNIYLDSNENDRRASQVRSREYRFIDEMRTRYPLHEYKRAARIMKDLRAIKTKEEVVVMQKAIDITEQTFRRLLKFIKPGVMEYEIEAEIWHSFLSQRASGPAYGSIIASGDRARTLHYVSNNQECKDGELILMDFGAEYGGYCADLTRTVPVNGKFSKRQKEVYNACLHLHNYAKGILKPGISILDYTEKVGDEATKQFLKIGLIAKADVKNEDKENRAYRKYLYHGISHHLGIDVHDLGTRTEPIKAGMVFTVEPGIYIEEEQMGIRIENNFWITKSGNIDLMKNIPITVEEIEALMKK
- the rsmI gene encoding 16S rRNA (cytidine(1402)-2'-O)-methyltransferase, with the protein product MLYLVPTPLGNLKDITLRAIEVLQAVDVILCEDTRTSSKLLQHYQIQKPLSPYHQHNEHKIVEHLVQQLQAGKTMALITDAGTPGISDPAFLLVRACIQAGVKVETLPGATAFVPALVNSGIPSNRFAFEGFLPLKKGRQTMLKKLAAEERTMILYESPVRLVKTLQELAQYLGADRQAAVSRELTKLFEENARGTLAELIAHFQQKAVKGEIVIILAGKEA
- the purS gene encoding phosphoribosylformylglycinamidine synthase subunit PurS, whose amino-acid sequence is MTYHVQIKVMPLKDLLDPQGKAVLGGLHNLGMNGVADVRVGKHITLDIEADSEATARAIAEEASKKVLANPVMEFYEIELIN